GTTCTAAAGTTACAGCTTCCCATTCCGGAAAGGACTTCATAAAGGTTCCTGAACTTCCGCATGAAACAAGTTCTATGTCAGGATCAATCAGCTTCATGGCTTTGGCAGTTTCATAAGCAATCCTACCATACTCAACTGGTGTTTTAGAGCCAAGCTGCCAAGGCCCGTCCATCTCATTGCCAAGACACCAGGTTTTTATTTTATGGGGTTCTTTCACACCATGTTTAATACGTAAATCGCTGTATTTTGTTCCAGCGGTATGATTGCAATATTCTAAGAGATTACAAGCATCGCTGACTCCTCTGGTGCCAAGGTTTACAGCCATCATAACTTCACTTCCGACAAAAGCTGACCATTTTGCAAATTCATTAAGTCCCACATCGTTGGTTTCAAGGCTTCTCCAAGCAAGTTCCAGTCTTTTTGGTCTCTCAGCTAACGGACCTACACCATCTTCCCAAAAATAATTCGAAACAAAATTACCGCCGGGATAACGAATAATGGGTACCTCCAATTCCTTTACCAAATCCATAACATCCCTACGAAATCCATGGTCATCCGCACTTTTGTGGCCAGGTTGATAAATTCCTTCATAAACCGCCCTTCCAAGGTGTTCAACAAAAGAACCATAAATTCTTTTATCAATCTCTGCAATTTTAAAATCTTTATCCACTACCATTTTAGCATATTTCTTTGCCATACTGTAAACCCTCCTGTTTTTTACTATTAGTATCCGGTAGCAACATCCGGTGTTAAATGCATAACTTACTTTGATTATACTATTAACCGCGAAATACATCAAGATATATTTTACTTTATATTAAATTATTATAGTATTTATAATAGTCCAAAAGATTACTAGTGTGAAATGCTTTGATTTTTGCGGATATAATTTTTACTTTATATTTTTGTAAAATAATATATATACATTTTATTATAATAATAGACTCTATATGCATTTGCAGGGCATTATTCTATTAGTCCATAGCCCCAGCCCGGATTCGGATATAAGTGTTCATTACTACGTACAGCGGAATTAGTTAAAAAATATCTTATGGAGATGCTGTTCATACCGGGCATGTTACCTTGCAGGATTCCCCATTCCAACAGCCCTGCAGATATTCCGCCTGCAAAGGCAGAGGCAAGACTGGTACCGGATAAGGGAATAAAGGTATTTATTATTGTAGGAACTAATATGTGTTCTCCAGGTGCCGCAATATCTGGTTTTGGTACAAAGGAAGCCGTAAACCCTCTGCCGGCACTTTCAGATAATTCACGACTTATGGGATTATATGAGGTTGTTGTTAGTATATTCAAGGCATTTCCTGGTATGGATATGGTTGTAAATGGATTTGCATAATGGAAATACGTCTCACTTGTTAAAAAATTGCGAATGGGAAGCCAGATGTGGTATTGACTAATTAAATCGTAGGTACCTGAAGTGCGGAAACGCCAGATTCCCTCTGGAATATTTTTAAAACGAAATAATATTAACTGCTCTTCTGAGTAAGTTTCACTAATATAGCTGTCTACATATATTATCATTTCTTGGTATTCAATGGTGTAATTACGCTGCCCAACAAAATCAGGCCTTAGCACTGCCACGGAATCGCCATCAGGATTTATAATCTCCACAGTAACTACATTGGGCAAATATCCCCATAATTCCATTGAAAAATATCTGTCCAGTGGACCAACTTTAAGCTCAACTAAATCGTATGGTTCCGGAGGTACAATTTCACCAAAGTAATGGTGACTGGTATCACCCTCGTTTCCTGCTGCTACTACTATTGCTATCCCAGCGGCAGTTGCGCTTTCAGTCAAATAATTACTCATAATGTCCTCGCCCTTATGAGACCCCTGTGAGGAACCAAGACCCACACAGATTACTATGGGCCTATTAAGCCTTCTGGATAGATTCATAAGATACTGAATCCCCATCATAATATCATTCATTTGATAACAATACGTATCCTGTGGTATGCCATAAAAATCCATAATATTATTTTTTGCTTGCTTTAACTTTACTACAACCAATTCTGCCCCAACCGCTACTCCGGAAAATCCATTATCCTCTGACTGATATCCTGCGGCTATACCTGCCATAGCTGTTCCCTGACCAATGGTGTCCGTACTGGGGACTATTTGTAAGGGTGTCTCCGATGCCAAGGCATGACTTATTTCCTCCTGACTGTATTCAGTACCATAAAACATTCCCTCCGGATATCTGCCGCTGTCTATGGTTTGATCCCAAATGGCTTTCACTTTACTGGTATTATCAGCATTTATAAATATTGGATTTGTATACACGATACCTGTATCAATAATTCCAACCAGTACGCCGCTTCCGGTAAGATTGTACTCCGGAAAGCTTCGAACAGTATATTCTCTCTCTACCTGCTCTTTTAGATATGTTAATAAACCATAGCATTTAGGAATAGCGAAATACCCGAAATTTCTAATGGCATTTTCATCTAAAGCTTCCGCAGGAATATGAATAATTGCATATTTATCGTTTATCAGGTTATAAGAATATTCACCGAATCTTTCAAAGTATGACATATTATTATTATATTCAATAACTATATCTGCAAAATCATCGCTAATAATTTTAAACCGCTCATTATCATTCATATCATCCCCGCTTAACATATCCTATTAAATATTCTTATTGTAATTTATGATAGGCATGCGGAATTGATACTAAAATACCTAATATTCATCTCTCCATATCGATAGACTGAGCAAATCTGCGTTACATATATTTTCTATATTTTTCCTGTTGACATCTTTTAACCCAGTTGTTATAATAATAAAAATTTCATCTAAGAAAAGCGTTGAAAAGGAGTAGTACATACTCACCAAAAGCACAGAGAGAAGATGGATGGTGCGAATCTTCATGGAGGGAGTAAAGCTTAAGTTATTCTAAAGTATGTTTTAGAATGGCGTACGGCTTAGGCAGGTGCCTTGGAAGTAGCCTTGGAGCTGTGAACCGAACAAATTCTTTAGTAGGCTTCATCGGAGTTTCCGCCGTTACAAGGAAAGCAGTATCAGATAGTTGTATTCTATCCCGTACTGACAGAGAGCAGAGAGAAATCTCTGAATTTAGGTGGTAACACGGACCAGATAGTTCGCCCTAAGCTGATATTCAGCTTAGGGCTTTTTTAATGCAAAGAAAGGAGTCTTTTATGATACCAGGAACAAGTTTATTTGTAAAAGCTTTAAAAGAAGAAGGTGTAACTACACTATTTGGTTATCCGGGAGGCTATGCCATTGATATTTTTGATGAGTTGTACAAACAGGATGATATTGAAGTCATACTCCCAAGACATGAACAGGCACTTATTCATGCCGCTGACGGTTATGCTCGTTCAACTGGAAAAACCGGTGTCTGTCTTGTAACCAGCGGCCCTGGTGCTACCAATCTGGTAACCGGTATAGCCACTGCAAATTATGATTCTGTGCCTCTTGTATGCTTCACAGGACAGGTACCAACCCACTTAATTGGAAACGATGCCTTTCAGGAGGTTGACATCATTGGTATAACAAGAAGTATCTGTAAGTATGGTGTTACTGTACGTAATCGCGAAGACTTGGGGCGAATCATAAAAGAAGCTTTTTATATTGCAAGAACCGGAAAACCAGGTCCTGTTGTAGTCGATCTTCCAAAGGACGTTATGTTAGCTCTTGGAAGTACAGCCTATCCAAAAGAAGTTAATATCAGAAGCTATAAACCGAATCTTAAGGTTCACAGCGGACAGTTAAAAAAAGCTCTTGATATGCTTAAGTCTGCCAAAGAACCAATCTTTCTTGCCGGTGGGGGTGTTACTATCGCAAGGGCAAACAAGGAATTTACCGAGCTCGCAGAATTAACAAAGGTCCCGGTTATAACCACTATCATGGGGCGTGGTGCAATTCCTACAAACCATCCGTTATTTATCGGTAATATCGGAATGCATGGCAGTTATGCTGCAAATCAGGCTGTAAGCGAATGTGACCTTCTTTTTTCCATTGGAACCAGATTCAATGACCGCATAACCGGAATGCTGGTAGAATTCGCACCTAAGGCAAAGATAATTCATATTGATATTGATTCTGCTGCTATATCTAAGAATGTAGTCGTTGATGTTCCTATTGTAGCAGATGCCAAACAAGCTGTTGAACAAATGCTAAAGGATGCCGCTTCCTGCAATACGGAGGTATGGTTATCACGAATACAAAATTGGAAGCAGGAACATCCTCTTTCAATGGCAGCAAATAAGGGGATTACCCCTCAGAAAATAATAGAAAAAATAAATACTCTCTTTCCAAAAGCTATTGTTGTTACAGATGTTGGTCAACACCAGATGTGGACCACACAATATCTTAAAATGGATGAAGGCAAGCAGCTTCTAACCTCCGGAGGTCTTGGTACCATGGGCTATGGATTTCCCGCTGCTATGGGGGCAAGCATTGGCAATCCGAATACTCCTGTAATCTGTATCTCCGGGGATGGTGGGTTTCAGATGAATATTCAGGAAATGGCTACCGCTGTAGGGCAAGAATTACCGCTTATTCTTTGTGTATTTAATAACAGTGTTCTAGGTATGGTTAGACAATGGCAAACCCTGTTCTATGATAAACGCTATGCCTCTACCTGCTTAAGATCCAGAAAATCCTGTAGTAAAACCTGTAAAAAACCAGGTGAGAATTGCCCGCCTTACTCGCCGGATTTTTTGAAACTGGCAGAAAGTTATGGTGCTTACGGAATCCGCATTGAGCGTGAGGAAGACATCGAAGCCTCCTTTTTATATGCACTTGAGAATAAGAAAGCTCCCACCATCTTAGAGTTTATGATTGATAGTGAAGAAATTGTACTCCCGATGGTACAGGGCGGAAAACCCTTAAGTAATATGATTTTGGAGTGCTAGGGATTGATTTTTTGAGATGATTGAGAAACAATCTTTAAAAAATATTCTTATTTTAGCATAAATAATTTTTCAATTACTTGCTATTTAAAAAATTAGAAAGGGATGCCACAAAAGTATCAAACATAAAATGGTGGCAATGAATAGGTACAATACAATGAAAAAAAGATGGGTTTCCTTGTTTGTAGAAAATGATATTGGAGTATTAGCAAAGATATCCGGATTATTTTCCGGCAAATCCTATAACTTAGAAAGCCTTACCGTGGGTACCACGGAAGATAAAAGCATCTCCCGTATGACTATTGGTCTGGTAAGTGATGACATTACCTTCGAGCAAATAAAAAAACAGTTAAACCGACTTGTAGAAGTCATAAAAGTATTGGATTTTACCAATACTCCAACCCACATGAAGGAAATATTGTTTATTAAAGTAAAAAGCTGTACAAAAGAAGAAAAAACGGAGCTTTTTCAAATTGCATGTGTGTTTAAGGCTTCTGTAACAGATTATGGGTTAGATAGTGTCTTATTGGAATGTGTTCAGACAGAAACAAAGAATGATGACCTTATTAGACTGTTAACCGGACAATTTAAGCAATTAGAGATTGTAAGGGGAGGCAGTGTTGCTATTGAATCCATAAGCATGACAGATCGCTAAGCTAATAGTAATAAAACCGGATAGCCTTACAAGTATGCACTTTTACTGAAAAGGCTATCCGGTTTTATTATCTTGTTATGTCTGAAAGCTCTTTATTTCAGGATAAACAGTTTTTAGATAAAACGCATCCTTAAATCTCTAGAAAGAATTCGATAATACACTTGTTTATCACATCCGGTATCTCATGGTTTATTCCATGACCCACCCCTTTATAAAACCGATAGTTTAGTCCCAATCTTTGAAATTCTCCCTCCGTTCGCTCTCTGCTGCCAAGGGGATCATCTTCACCACATAAAAATAATGCCTTGTTTTTTAAGCTGTAATACTCAGCTTCTGTAAAATACTCCAGTTTATGATAAGACATTGCCATAGTCTGAAATCCCTGCAACAAATCTTGATAATGATTTAATATATCTGTATTATCGGTAAACATAAAACTATTATCACCGGTAAGCTTTTTAATCAGTTTTATGACATTCTTTTTTGTAGGGAACAGCGCCTCCGGCAGAAATACCTTAAGCATATTTTTCAACGGGCTTTTCTGCTTATTTGTCAGAATGGAACCCGACATACTGATTACTTTAATTACCCGCTCGGGCTCTCTTATGGCAAATAGCTGTGCAAGATAGCTGCCGTTAGAAACTCCGGCTATGTATACTTGTCTTAGTTGTAAACCCTTCATTACCTCCTTAAGCCAAAGAATCGTTTTAAAATCTTTATTATATGTATGTCCCGGTACACTTTTCCCCGGTCCGCCAAGTGTATCCACCGCGTAAATACTAAAGTGCTCAGACAGAGCTTTACAGTTATAGTACCACATTAAAGCTGAATTATCTCCCACACCATGAAACAAAACCAGAGGCGGTTTGGTTTTATCTCCAAATTGAATTATATGAGTGCTGCCATACTGTGTAAGCACCTCTCTTTCTTCTATTTCCACCTCCCAATGCTTTAAAAGCAGGTCATAGGAGTTATATATTTTTTGTTTAGCACGTTCATTTTTAAATACTTTCATATTTATCTCCTTTTGCTGAACTTATACTATATGTGTCATAAAACGTATTTAAATGTATACACAACTCGTGTTTGGCAATTAACTTAATCTCTTCCCTTACTTCTCCGGTTGCAAAGTATCTTTGGAACAGTACAAAAAAAGGACTAAAGTAATGCAAAGCCAAGTATTCTGGGTTTTCCTGTTTAAAATATTTTTTATGAATTAAATATTCAAATACCTGATGATTATGCTCTAAGGGGTTTTCAAACATTAGTAACTGATATAGTTGTGCTGCTTCTTTGTTGGTATATTGATCAATCATGAGCATCCGTAAAAATTTTAATACCGTATTCTCTAACAAATATTGAAAAAAGTAAGCAAGACCTGCATCTACAAAAGCTGCCTTTTGTATTTCAGCCACCCTGCCTAGTTCCTGCTGAAAACCTTTCAGTATGTTCTGCGTTAATGTCCGAAATTCTGACAATAAAACATCATATATTTCTTGTTTATTTTTAAAATGATAATATAAGGTACTTTCTTTAATGCCAACTATCTTCCCAATCTCCCGAATAGATACATTGCTATACCCTCTCTGGGAAAATAAATCTAGCGCTGTTTCTTGTATTTTTAATTTTGTCCCGCGTTCCATGCCTTTCTCCTCTAACAGTTGTTAGAATTATTTTATCTAACAACTGTTAGATTGTCAAGTAAAAGAAATCAAATAAAGCAACAAAAAAGGAGCAGACTTATACACAGCCACTCCTCTTTACCACACACTATACTATTCTTTGTTCTCGTACTATCAGCATACTATATCCGAGGATTTAGTACTTTACATGTTAGATTCTTTACTCTCGTACTATTAAGGTACTATATCCTTGCTGGCGTAACTCCCTCTCCAGTTCGGCTGCGTCTTCCATTGTTACAAATTCTCCAACCTGTACGGCATAATATTCTCCCTGATTACTCAGATATGTTTCATATCCCGCTGCATTCAGATTATTCTGAAGGTTTCTGGCATTATCCAATACCCTGAATAATCCAACCTGGATACGGTAAATAGGCGCTTCTTCCGGTTGTTCTGCCCCTAAGCCATCTAAAATACCGGAGGCTATTCCATAAGCTATGTCATTAAATCTTTCATCAAATATCTGATTATCTGAATCCGTGTTCAGGAACCCTGCCTCAATTAAAAGCGAAGGCATATTTGTCCTTCTAAGTACTGCTAAATCTGTCCGCACATCAATCCCAAGATTTGTAAATCCAAGAGCTTCTAACTCCTGATTAATATTTTCGGCTATGATATATTTCACGCCGGTTTCATCATAAATAAGGGTTTGTACTCCACTGTAAGTATTTGGGGTGGCGCTTGAATTTCTGTGTATAGAGACAAATAAATCGGCATCTTCTGCATTTGCCAAATATGCTCTTTCCAAAGGTGATACATATGTGTCATCGATTCTGGTAAACAATACATCTATGCCGTTGTTAGCCAGTATCTCACCGACCGCCAGGGCAAGATCCAGATTATCTTCTTTTTCCAGACGTCCGTTGTAGACAGCACCACTATCATATCCGCCATGTCCCGCGTCAACTACGATTCTATATGCCATATTGTCCTTAATGGATATACTTTTTTTATAATATATGCTCTCTTTTGGTAATTGTTACGGCCAATTGCAAGGATTCTATTCATGAATAATAATAGAGATACCTTCCATTTATCATTATATATTATCTAACGCACAAGTATAATAGTCGTATTGTGTCGCTATCTCAAATCCGCAATTTCTATACATGGCAAAAGCTTCGATACTTTCACTGGCAACCTCCAGGGTTATAGATTTTTTCCCTTTCTCTTCTGCCTGTTTTATAACCTGATACAGCAAGGCGTTACCATAACCTTTGCCTCTTTCAGATAACGTAATGCCAAGTCCAAAGATTGATGCAGTTTCTGAATGAAAACTTAAGCTACAAAGCCCCTTAAGTTTGTTTCCTATAAAGAAACCGTAACACTCCATATTCTCAGAATCAAGTCCACTGCGAATGATATGCTCTGCCTCTTCCATAGAATTTTTAAATATATTCTGGTGTAGTTTTACAGCTTCAAAAGATTCCTCTTCCTTTATTGCTCTTAACACCCACCCTTTAGATTGGTTTGTTAATATTTCTTCTTTCTGATGTCTTTTCCATCCTTCAGTTACAGTGTTGATTTTTAATTGCAGTAAATAGTCAGATCTTTCATAGGCTGCTTCAAAAGCTCTTGCAGTTGAAATACCTGATTTACTCTCAGGCTCAATTACAAATTGAACATGAGAAATTTCATAACCTTCCAACTCATCTGCGGCTCTATAAAAAAGTTTTGTAAAGCAGCCTTTTCTTCGATATTCCGGCAATGTATAAGCTGATATCTCAGCTGTATCCATATAAGGCTCAAGAATGGTAAGTACACTAATCAATCTGCCTTTTTCATAAAGCAGGTAAAAACTGTCCAGATTCTCATAGAAGTTCAAGTCATTTTCCAAGTATAAGGTTCTTTTTAGTTTATCAAATTTGAGACATACCGCAACAAGTTCATCAACTGCTTTTTTTTGACCTATACTTAGACTATGGAGCTTTATCAGTTTCATTGTATTTAACCTTTCTACATTAAAAGAACCCGGTAGTATAACCGCCTTCCTTGGAACAAATGTGTATTCCAAGGAAAGGATTTATAAATACCGGGTAAATGTTTCAATAATTAATATTGGTTTCCAGCAATATGAACCTTAATTAAGTTAGTAGTACCAGAAACTCTTAACGGTACCCCTGCTGTAATTACAGTTAATTCGCCTTTTTGGATTAATCCTTTTTCTTCTACAAGAGAAACTGCATGCTCAAATAGTTCAAAAGTATCTTTTTCTTCACGAATCATCATAGGCTTAACACCCCATGATAGATTTAATTGTCTGCTTACATGCTCTTCCGTTGTACAACCGATAATTGTGCAAGCTGGACGATATCTGGAAATCATTCTTGCAGTTTTTCCGGATTTTGTAACAGTTATAATCATGGCTGCATTTAAGTCATGAGCTGTAGTGCAGGTAGCATGAGATATTGCATCCGTAATATCAGGATTTTCCTGTGACTCCAATGCACGGAATCTCTTCTTATAATCAATATCCTGT
The nucleotide sequence above comes from Anaerocolumna cellulosilytica. Encoded proteins:
- a CDS encoding S8 family peptidase, with translation MNDNERFKIISDDFADIVIEYNNNMSYFERFGEYSYNLINDKYAIIHIPAEALDENAIRNFGYFAIPKCYGLLTYLKEQVEREYTVRSFPEYNLTGSGVLVGIIDTGIVYTNPIFINADNTSKVKAIWDQTIDSGRYPEGMFYGTEYSQEEISHALASETPLQIVPSTDTIGQGTAMAGIAAGYQSEDNGFSGVAVGAELVVVKLKQAKNNIMDFYGIPQDTYCYQMNDIMMGIQYLMNLSRRLNRPIVICVGLGSSQGSHKGEDIMSNYLTESATAAGIAIVVAAGNEGDTSHHYFGEIVPPEPYDLVELKVGPLDRYFSMELWGYLPNVVTVEIINPDGDSVAVLRPDFVGQRNYTIEYQEMIIYVDSYISETYSEEQLILFRFKNIPEGIWRFRTSGTYDLISQYHIWLPIRNFLTSETYFHYANPFTTISIPGNALNILTTTSYNPISRELSESAGRGFTASFVPKPDIAAPGEHILVPTIINTFIPLSGTSLASAFAGGISAGLLEWGILQGNMPGMNSISIRYFLTNSAVRSNEHLYPNPGWGYGLIE
- the ilvB gene encoding biosynthetic-type acetolactate synthase large subunit, translated to MIPGTSLFVKALKEEGVTTLFGYPGGYAIDIFDELYKQDDIEVILPRHEQALIHAADGYARSTGKTGVCLVTSGPGATNLVTGIATANYDSVPLVCFTGQVPTHLIGNDAFQEVDIIGITRSICKYGVTVRNREDLGRIIKEAFYIARTGKPGPVVVDLPKDVMLALGSTAYPKEVNIRSYKPNLKVHSGQLKKALDMLKSAKEPIFLAGGGVTIARANKEFTELAELTKVPVITTIMGRGAIPTNHPLFIGNIGMHGSYAANQAVSECDLLFSIGTRFNDRITGMLVEFAPKAKIIHIDIDSAAISKNVVVDVPIVADAKQAVEQMLKDAASCNTEVWLSRIQNWKQEHPLSMAANKGITPQKIIEKINTLFPKAIVVTDVGQHQMWTTQYLKMDEGKQLLTSGGLGTMGYGFPAAMGASIGNPNTPVICISGDGGFQMNIQEMATAVGQELPLILCVFNNSVLGMVRQWQTLFYDKRYASTCLRSRKSCSKTCKKPGENCPPYSPDFLKLAESYGAYGIRIEREEDIEASFLYALENKKAPTILEFMIDSEEIVLPMVQGGKPLSNMILEC
- the ilvN gene encoding acetolactate synthase small subunit, coding for MKKRWVSLFVENDIGVLAKISGLFSGKSYNLESLTVGTTEDKSISRMTIGLVSDDITFEQIKKQLNRLVEVIKVLDFTNTPTHMKEILFIKVKSCTKEEKTELFQIACVFKASVTDYGLDSVLLECVQTETKNDDLIRLLTGQFKQLEIVRGGSVAIESISMTDR
- a CDS encoding alpha/beta fold hydrolase, which produces MKVFKNERAKQKIYNSYDLLLKHWEVEIEEREVLTQYGSTHIIQFGDKTKPPLVLFHGVGDNSALMWYYNCKALSEHFSIYAVDTLGGPGKSVPGHTYNKDFKTILWLKEVMKGLQLRQVYIAGVSNGSYLAQLFAIREPERVIKVISMSGSILTNKQKSPLKNMLKVFLPEALFPTKKNVIKLIKKLTGDNSFMFTDNTDILNHYQDLLQGFQTMAMSYHKLEYFTEAEYYSLKNKALFLCGEDDPLGSRERTEGEFQRLGLNYRFYKGVGHGINHEIPDVINKCIIEFFLEI
- a CDS encoding TetR/AcrR family transcriptional regulator; amino-acid sequence: MERGTKLKIQETALDLFSQRGYSNVSIREIGKIVGIKESTLYYHFKNKQEIYDVLLSEFRTLTQNILKGFQQELGRVAEIQKAAFVDAGLAYFFQYLLENTVLKFLRMLMIDQYTNKEAAQLYQLLMFENPLEHNHQVFEYLIHKKYFKQENPEYLALHYFSPFFVLFQRYFATGEVREEIKLIAKHELCIHLNTFYDTYSISSAKGDKYESI
- a CDS encoding N-acetylmuramoyl-L-alanine amidase, with amino-acid sequence MAYRIVVDAGHGGYDSGAVYNGRLEKEDNLDLALAVGEILANNGIDVLFTRIDDTYVSPLERAYLANAEDADLFVSIHRNSSATPNTYSGVQTLIYDETGVKYIIAENINQELEALGFTNLGIDVRTDLAVLRRTNMPSLLIEAGFLNTDSDNQIFDERFNDIAYGIASGILDGLGAEQPEEAPIYRIQVGLFRVLDNARNLQNNLNAAGYETYLSNQGEYYAVQVGEFVTMEDAAELERELRQQGYSTLIVRE
- a CDS encoding GNAT family N-acetyltransferase yields the protein MKLIKLHSLSIGQKKAVDELVAVCLKFDKLKRTLYLENDLNFYENLDSFYLLYEKGRLISVLTILEPYMDTAEISAYTLPEYRRKGCFTKLFYRAADELEGYEISHVQFVIEPESKSGISTARAFEAAYERSDYLLQLKINTVTEGWKRHQKEEILTNQSKGWVLRAIKEEESFEAVKLHQNIFKNSMEEAEHIIRSGLDSENMECYGFFIGNKLKGLCSLSFHSETASIFGLGITLSERGKGYGNALLYQVIKQAEEKGKKSITLEVASESIEAFAMYRNCGFEIATQYDYYTCALDNI